A window of Pseudomonas guangdongensis contains these coding sequences:
- a CDS encoding extracellular solute-binding protein, with protein MKAFAKTLLAAALASGIAATAQAEDKVVHIYNWSDYIAPDTLENFEKASGIKPVYDVFDSNEVLEAKLLSGGSGYDVVVPSNQFLAKQIKAGVFQKLDKSKLPNWKNLNPDLLQALENADPGNQYAFPYMWGTTGIGYNPEKVKAALGVDKIDSWDVVFKPENLEKLKACGVAMLDAPQEIYAAALHYQGLNPNPQNPAEVAKAEQLLLAARPYITYFHSSKYISDLANGNICVAVGWSGDIFQAQARAEEAKGGVKVDYVIPKEGAAAFFDMMAIPADAKNVDAAHSFLNYILTPEVVAPISDFVSYPNGNAAATPLVSEAIRNNPGIYPSAEVSKKLYTFAELNPQVQRAITRSWTKVKSGR; from the coding sequence GCCGCGGCCCTGGCCAGCGGCATCGCCGCGACCGCCCAGGCCGAGGACAAGGTCGTCCACATCTACAACTGGTCCGACTACATCGCCCCGGACACCCTGGAAAACTTCGAGAAGGCCAGCGGCATCAAGCCGGTCTACGACGTGTTCGACAGCAACGAGGTGCTGGAAGCCAAGCTGCTCTCCGGCGGTTCGGGCTACGACGTGGTGGTGCCGTCCAACCAGTTCCTCGCCAAGCAGATCAAGGCCGGGGTGTTCCAGAAGCTCGACAAGTCCAAGCTGCCGAACTGGAAGAACCTCAACCCCGACCTGCTGCAGGCGCTGGAAAACGCCGATCCGGGCAACCAGTACGCCTTCCCCTACATGTGGGGCACCACCGGCATCGGCTACAACCCGGAGAAGGTCAAGGCCGCCCTCGGCGTCGACAAGATCGACTCCTGGGACGTGGTGTTCAAGCCGGAGAACCTGGAGAAGCTCAAGGCCTGCGGCGTGGCGATGCTCGACGCGCCCCAGGAGATCTACGCCGCCGCGCTGCACTACCAGGGCCTGAACCCCAACCCGCAGAACCCCGCCGAGGTGGCCAAGGCCGAGCAGCTGCTGCTCGCCGCGCGCCCCTACATCACCTACTTCCACTCCTCCAAGTACATCTCCGACCTGGCCAACGGCAACATCTGCGTGGCGGTCGGCTGGTCGGGCGACATCTTCCAGGCCCAGGCCCGCGCCGAGGAGGCCAAGGGCGGCGTCAAGGTCGACTACGTGATTCCCAAGGAAGGCGCCGCGGCGTTCTTCGACATGATGGCGATCCCGGCCGACGCCAAAAACGTCGACGCCGCCCACAGCTTCCTCAACTACATCCTGACCCCGGAAGTGGTGGCGCCGATCTCCGACTTCGTCTCCTACCCCAACGGCAACGCCGCGGCCACTCCGCTGGTGTCCGAGGCGATCCGCAACAACCCGGGCATCTACCCGAGCGCGGAAGTCTCGAAGAAGCTCTACACCTTCGCCGAGCTGAACCC